A window of the Carassius gibelio isolate Cgi1373 ecotype wild population from Czech Republic chromosome B16, carGib1.2-hapl.c, whole genome shotgun sequence genome harbors these coding sequences:
- the si:ch211-215k15.4 gene encoding fucolectin-3 gives MEMQMFFILWIFVMPYFTDSTAAKARNLALYGKATQSDLVENPWSADGHASNAIDGNRDPHYHHGSCTATTLQEDPWWRLDLLDKYVVTSITITNRKDCCPERLNGAEIHIGDSLLNNGNSNPLAGKISSIPGGRSLTFKWKKGIPGRYINVFIHGSQVLTVCEVEVYGYPAPDGENVALQGRATQSSLYGNGFAFNVVDGNKDAVYVHGSCSHTEKALNPWWRLDLLKRHKVFSVVITNTADNVPERLNGAEIRIGSSLDQNGNNNPRCAVISSIPAGFSSTFECDGMEGRYINVVIPGREEYLSLCEVEVYGSPLD, from the exons ATGGAAATGCAGATGTTTTTCATACTTTGGATTTTTGTAATGCCTTATTTTACAGACTCAACTGCAGCTAAAG CCAGAAATCTTGCTTTATATGGCAAGGCCACACAATCAGACCTGGTCGAGAACCCTTGGTCAGCAGATGGCCATGCTAGTAATGCTATTGATGGCAATCGTGACCCACATTATCACCACGGATCTTGTACTGCTACTACATTGCAAGAAGACCCTTGGTGGAGGCTAGACTTACTAGACAAGTATGTAGTGACCTCCATAACTATCACCAACCGAAAAGACTGCTGTCCTGAAAGGCTTAATGGAGCTGAGATACACATTGGGGACTCTCTGCTGAACAATGGCAACAGCAATCCACT GGCTGGAAAGATTTCATCCATTCCAGGTGGGAGATCCCTCACTTTCAAATGGAAGAAAGGCATTCCGGGCCGTTACATCAATGTGTTCATACATGGATCTCAAGTTCTTACCGTCTGCGAGGTCGAGGTTTACGGTTATCCAGCTCCTGATG GTGAAAATGTGGCATTACAAGGGAGAGCTACACAGAGTTCTCTCTATGGAAACGGCTTTGCATTCAATGTTGTTGATGGGAACAAAGATGCTGTTTACGTTCATGGATCCTGTTCCCACACCGAAAAAGCTCTCAATCCCTGGTGGAGACTGGACCTGCTGAAAAGGCACAAGGTGTTTTCAGTAGTAATCACAAACACAGCAGACAATGTTCCTGAAAGACTGAATGGGGCAGAAATCAGAATCGGAAGCAGCTTGGACCAAAATGGCAATAACAATCCCAG GTGTGCCGTGATCTCTTCCATTCCTGCTGGTTTTTCCTCCACCTTTGAATGTGATGGGATGGAAGGACGTTACATTAATGTTGTTATCCCAGGACGGGAGGAATATCTTTCACTGTGTGAGGTTGAAGTGTACGGTTCACCACTGGATTGA